In Paenibacillus sp. FSL M7-0420, a single genomic region encodes these proteins:
- a CDS encoding AraC family transcriptional regulator, whose amino-acid sequence MTASDPQRCSVLYANYFTHTQPHSVQYQDGLSFYLFRLQMEGTCRALVGGVYETIIPGDLLIYAPDQPYELIVQPRSYPGSGGVQPASDYFLIASGEWLDSWWQDRRLPARTNIGFDDTVITLWKHIAGEKRKVMRHQEELLDYLLRTFCLTLEQVIQARRRTKGAETAYKLKQFIDNHAHEPLSLEQISASVGLSISRASSLFKVAFGQSPFAYCIDVRLKSAEQQVLYSTLSLEQVADNTGFQSYAHFCRMFRERYGAPPGEYRRSFGFRFNPG is encoded by the coding sequence GTGACAGCGTCCGATCCGCAACGGTGCAGCGTCCTGTATGCCAATTACTTCACACACACGCAGCCTCACTCCGTTCAGTATCAGGACGGGTTATCCTTCTATCTCTTCAGACTTCAGATGGAAGGGACCTGTCGTGCGCTGGTAGGAGGAGTGTACGAGACGATCATCCCCGGCGATCTGCTGATCTATGCTCCGGATCAGCCGTACGAGCTGATCGTACAGCCCCGCAGCTATCCAGGTTCTGGCGGAGTTCAGCCCGCCTCGGATTATTTCCTGATCGCCAGCGGCGAGTGGCTGGACTCGTGGTGGCAGGACCGCAGGCTGCCGGCCCGGACGAATATCGGCTTCGATGATACGGTCATTACCCTATGGAAGCATATTGCCGGCGAGAAGAGGAAGGTGATGCGGCATCAGGAGGAGCTGCTGGATTATTTGCTTAGAACGTTCTGCCTGACGCTGGAGCAGGTGATCCAGGCACGGCGGCGCACCAAAGGGGCGGAGACTGCCTACAAGCTGAAGCAGTTCATTGACAATCATGCCCATGAACCGCTCAGCCTGGAGCAGATCTCCGCCTCCGTAGGGTTAAGCATCTCCCGTGCTTCCAGTCTGTTCAAAGTTGCTTTTGGCCAATCGCCATTCGCCTACTGCATTGATGTCAGGCTGAAGTCTGCCGAGCAGCAGGTGCTCTACAGTACACTCTCACTGGAGCAGGTTGCCGACAATACGGGCTTCCAGAGCTACGCCCATTTCTGCCGGATGTTCCGGGAACGGTATGGCGCTCCCCCGGGAGAGTACCGGCGCAGCTTCGGCTTCCGGTTCAATCCCGGGTGA
- a CDS encoding FAD-dependent oxidoreductase: MKQYDLVIYGGTAAGITAAVQAAIMGKSAVVIEQSRRIGGMTTGGLGDTDVGMKEAVGGLSLEFYQRIAQKYAQDGACWLFEPKVALEVLQDWVAEHHLEVVCGERLELKNGVTRQGARITSITMESGKVYHGKMFIDASYEGDLMGHSGVSYVVGREPNAQYGETLNGIQPGPELNELPPGIDPYVIKGVPSSGLLSRVNAGRGGDAGEGDRKLQAYNFRMCLTDNPGNRMMVGKPEGYHEADYEILFRAIEQGQRSRFFKLNRVTADKTDSNNNSGISTDYNGMNHCYPEADYAAREQIWEAHRIYQQGYVWTIQNHLRVPEEIREAYKQWGLPLDEFTDSGHWPSQLYIRESRRMSGDYVVTEHDVRREHPVPDSAGMGSFAMDSHHTQYYVNEDGHVSTEGGFYIRLDEPYPISYRAMVPKRSECTNLIVPVCLSATHAAYGSIRMEPVFMILGQSAAAAAVLALEADGVVQDVEYERLQALLLASNQVLYTTGLTRD, from the coding sequence ATGAAACAGTATGATCTTGTCATATACGGCGGAACGGCTGCAGGCATTACAGCGGCTGTCCAGGCAGCTATCATGGGGAAAAGTGCGGTAGTTATCGAGCAGAGCCGGAGGATCGGCGGCATGACCACCGGAGGGCTGGGGGATACGGATGTGGGAATGAAAGAGGCAGTCGGCGGCCTGTCTCTGGAATTCTACCAGCGGATTGCGCAGAAATATGCGCAGGACGGGGCGTGCTGGCTGTTCGAGCCCAAGGTTGCGCTTGAGGTGCTGCAGGACTGGGTGGCGGAGCATCATCTTGAAGTCGTCTGCGGGGAAAGGCTGGAGCTTAAGAATGGGGTAACCCGGCAAGGCGCAAGAATCACCTCCATTACTATGGAATCCGGGAAGGTCTATCACGGTAAAATGTTCATTGACGCCTCTTACGAGGGAGACCTGATGGGCCATTCCGGCGTGTCCTATGTGGTCGGCCGGGAGCCGAACGCACAGTACGGGGAGACGTTAAACGGCATTCAGCCCGGACCTGAACTGAACGAACTCCCTCCGGGAATTGACCCCTATGTCATTAAAGGAGTGCCTTCGAGCGGATTACTCTCGCGTGTTAATGCGGGCCGCGGCGGCGATGCCGGCGAGGGGGACCGCAAGCTGCAAGCCTATAACTTCCGTATGTGTCTGACAGACAATCCGGGCAACCGGATGATGGTCGGCAAGCCTGAGGGCTATCACGAAGCCGATTATGAGATTCTGTTCCGGGCCATTGAGCAGGGGCAGCGCTCACGCTTCTTCAAGCTGAACCGGGTCACTGCGGACAAGACCGATTCCAATAACAACAGCGGTATATCAACAGATTACAACGGGATGAACCACTGCTATCCAGAGGCGGATTATGCGGCGCGGGAACAGATATGGGAGGCCCACCGCATCTACCAGCAGGGATATGTCTGGACGATCCAGAACCATCTGCGGGTGCCGGAGGAGATCCGGGAAGCCTATAAGCAGTGGGGCCTGCCGCTCGATGAATTCACGGACAGCGGCCACTGGCCTTCCCAGCTCTACATCAGGGAATCCCGCAGAATGAGCGGAGATTATGTGGTGACGGAGCATGATGTAAGGCGGGAGCACCCGGTGCCGGATTCCGCCGGGATGGGCTCCTTCGCCATGGACTCGCACCATACCCAATACTATGTGAACGAAGACGGGCATGTCAGCACAGAGGGTGGATTCTACATCCGGCTGGACGAGCCTTATCCGATCAGCTACCGGGCGATGGTGCCGAAACGCAGCGAATGCACCAACCTGATCGTACCGGTATGCTTGTCGGCCACTCATGCGGCCTACGGCTCCATCCGGATGGAGCCGGTCTTCATGATTCTGGGACAATCGGCGGCCGCCGCTGCTGTACTGGCGCTTGAGGCGGACGGCGTGGTTCAGGATGTGGAGTATGAGCGGCTGCAAGCCTTACTCCTTGCGTCCAATCAGGTGCTCTACACCACCGGGCTCACCCGGGATTGA
- a CDS encoding glycoside hydrolase family 130 protein — protein MKPQFRYLSKPALEPVPGCDWADKMVLNPAIIQDPDSDDIHMLFRATGPWPQKRREGCHDPYPIFLGYARSRDRGETWEADFSRPALAPALGYEEDELYITDIYGKKVRNYANGCVEDPRIFYIGNELYVTVACRAFPPGPYWLSSQQPPVQTRFEYVPDWIFAGESTDPFIQSARANDTVSVLFKLDLAKLKERKYEDAFVYVGPLTEGHVSDNRDVFLFPEKMRIAGKWQYLMLHRPMNVLPFAGGEQAGKPSIYLAAAESIADFASPAAVHRLLASPLFDWEENRVGASWPPVALGNQEWLVAYHAKKNVQFGYTQSFMILKEQENDFPVIIHRCSDRLMYAERDWEMPEDYPTPCLFTTGGIVMGEDLIMSYGAADQKVGIAWVHFAELLEYIRTFDENGILL, from the coding sequence ATGAAACCACAATTTCGCTATTTGAGCAAACCGGCGCTTGAACCTGTACCAGGCTGTGACTGGGCGGACAAAATGGTTCTGAATCCGGCGATCATTCAGGACCCTGATTCGGATGACATTCATATGCTGTTTCGGGCAACCGGCCCGTGGCCGCAGAAGAGAAGAGAGGGCTGTCATGATCCCTATCCGATTTTTTTGGGCTATGCGCGGAGCAGGGATCGGGGAGAGACCTGGGAGGCAGATTTTTCAAGACCAGCTCTGGCTCCGGCCCTCGGGTATGAAGAGGATGAATTGTACATCACGGACATTTACGGAAAAAAGGTGCGGAATTATGCCAACGGCTGTGTGGAGGACCCCCGTATCTTTTATATCGGGAACGAGCTGTATGTCACGGTGGCCTGCCGGGCCTTTCCCCCTGGCCCCTACTGGCTTAGCAGCCAGCAGCCTCCGGTCCAGACGCGCTTTGAATATGTGCCGGATTGGATCTTCGCGGGAGAGAGCACAGACCCGTTTATTCAATCGGCCCGGGCGAATGATACGGTCAGCGTTCTGTTCAAGCTGGATTTGGCCAAGCTGAAGGAGAGGAAATATGAAGACGCTTTCGTGTATGTAGGCCCGCTTACCGAGGGGCATGTCAGCGATAACCGTGATGTGTTCCTGTTTCCTGAGAAGATGAGGATTGCAGGTAAATGGCAATATCTGATGCTGCACCGGCCGATGAATGTCCTTCCCTTTGCAGGCGGGGAGCAGGCGGGCAAGCCCTCTATCTATCTGGCGGCGGCAGAATCGATTGCAGATTTCGCTTCACCTGCAGCAGTCCACCGGCTGCTGGCCAGTCCGCTGTTCGATTGGGAGGAGAACCGTGTGGGGGCAAGCTGGCCGCCGGTCGCCCTGGGAAATCAGGAGTGGCTGGTGGCTTATCACGCGAAGAAGAATGTACAGTTTGGCTATACGCAGTCCTTTATGATCCTTAAGGAGCAGGAGAACGATTTTCCGGTTATTATTCACCGGTGCTCTGACCGCCTGATGTACGCTGAGCGGGATTGGGAGATGCCGGAGGATTACCCTACGCCCTGCCTGTTTACCACGGGAGGCATTGTTATGGGGGAGGATTTAATCATGTCTTATGGCGCTGCGGATCAGAAGGTTGGCATCGCCTGGGTTCATTTTGCGGAATTATTGGAGTATATCCGGACATTTGATGAGAACGGCATCCTGCTGTAA
- a CDS encoding ABC transporter substrate-binding protein yields the protein MQKKWLGLSLSLMLAAGIAGCGGNGNNNKSGGAAEGTPGAATASPTASAAVETGEPVQLKYWTDDRHDQEYIKELINKFNETNGENIQVELTVMSENYAQSVDIAFTSNQAPDILRLKSGNTPEFVKKGYLAPIDDYLTDEIKTKFGSLLIDNVNRFDGKVYSLANTGLTLRLIYNKDLFDKAGIANPPVSLQEMVDDAKKITEAGKAEGIYGFALNFKSPKAAFDRSIREILSLSGYQGLGFDLKTGQFDFAPYSQVIEYFKQMYEDRSILPGAETLDIDPLRAQFAAGKIGMYLSFSTEPGVYQDQFPTEINWAGALAPTLDGQIKGTSEIVSAGTWLGISAKSAHQEAAWKFMQYMYGDDILKTYHEKGFGIAVVPSIVEQAQKPEIGGMEGFLVGEHDSLWPAVPNVTPEGSTYADAFFKYMLSGGDSKAIAADLNTRYNDALSKAVEKGEVTVTPDPAFDPMKPQGE from the coding sequence ATGCAGAAAAAATGGTTGGGCCTCAGCCTGAGCCTCATGCTGGCCGCCGGAATCGCCGGCTGCGGCGGGAACGGGAACAATAACAAGAGCGGCGGTGCGGCAGAGGGAACACCCGGAGCGGCAACAGCGAGTCCGACAGCTTCGGCCGCAGTAGAAACAGGCGAGCCGGTACAGCTTAAGTACTGGACGGATGACCGTCATGACCAGGAATATATCAAGGAACTGATCAACAAGTTCAATGAGACGAACGGCGAGAATATCCAGGTGGAACTGACAGTCATGTCTGAGAATTACGCGCAGAGCGTTGACATTGCCTTCACCAGCAACCAAGCACCGGATATCCTGCGTCTGAAGAGCGGCAACACCCCCGAATTTGTCAAAAAAGGCTATCTGGCTCCGATTGACGATTACTTGACCGACGAGATCAAAACGAAATTCGGCAGCTTGCTAATCGACAATGTCAACCGTTTTGACGGCAAAGTGTATTCTTTGGCCAACACCGGCCTGACCCTGCGTCTGATCTACAATAAGGATCTCTTTGACAAAGCAGGCATCGCGAATCCTCCGGTATCGTTGCAGGAAATGGTCGATGACGCCAAAAAAATCACTGAAGCCGGCAAAGCCGAGGGCATATACGGCTTCGCGCTGAACTTCAAAAGCCCGAAGGCGGCCTTCGACCGTTCGATCCGCGAGATTCTCTCCTTGAGCGGCTACCAGGGCCTTGGCTTTGACCTGAAGACAGGCCAGTTCGACTTCGCGCCTTACTCTCAGGTTATCGAGTATTTCAAGCAGATGTACGAAGACAGAAGTATTCTGCCGGGGGCGGAGACACTGGATATCGACCCGCTGCGCGCCCAATTTGCCGCAGGCAAAATCGGTATGTACCTCAGCTTCTCGACGGAGCCGGGGGTATACCAGGACCAGTTCCCGACAGAGATCAACTGGGCAGGTGCGCTGGCCCCTACGCTGGACGGGCAGATTAAGGGAACCTCGGAGATCGTATCCGCCGGCACCTGGCTCGGGATCAGCGCGAAATCGGCGCACCAGGAGGCCGCCTGGAAATTCATGCAGTATATGTACGGCGACGATATTCTGAAGACGTATCATGAGAAGGGCTTCGGGATTGCTGTAGTGCCGAGTATTGTGGAGCAGGCTCAGAAGCCGGAAATTGGCGGTATGGAAGGCTTCCTGGTCGGTGAGCATGACTCGCTCTGGCCTGCTGTGCCGAACGTCACGCCGGAAGGCTCTACCTATGCGGATGCTTTCTTCAAATATATGCTTTCGGGTGGGGACTCCAAGGCCATTGCTGCTGATCTGAATACAAGATACAATGACGCATTGTCCAAAGCAGTGGAGAAGGGCGAGGTTACCGTTACACCGGACCCGGCCTTTGATCCAATGAAGCCGCAGGGAGAATAA
- a CDS encoding carbohydrate ABC transporter permease gives MIYKWKRLGENSLFLAPSIILTLTLGIYPLIWMLRYMFYDYAGYGEALFTGLDNFSRLLRDTLFWESVGNTFIFAGGKLLLTLPLSLLLAVILNGRLRGSNLLRGIYFMPTVISTAVISVVFYNIFNSYNGMVNTVLMKLHLVSQPVDWLGPKHAMLTVILVAVWGAVGNYMLLFLAGLQSIPQDLYESASIDGANAGRRFWNITLPMLAPVAQMVIMLAIIASLKGYESIMVITEGGPIGKTEVMYLYLYKLLFPVSTGSPVTQQLGYGSAVGFATAVIVGAVTGLYFFFSRKMNKVY, from the coding sequence ATGATCTACAAATGGAAAAGGCTTGGGGAGAATTCCCTGTTCCTGGCACCGAGCATCATTCTGACACTCACGCTCGGCATCTATCCTCTGATCTGGATGCTGCGCTATATGTTCTATGATTATGCCGGATACGGCGAGGCGCTGTTTACCGGGCTGGACAATTTCAGCCGGCTGCTGCGGGATACCCTGTTCTGGGAATCGGTCGGCAATACCTTCATTTTTGCCGGAGGGAAGCTGCTGCTGACCCTGCCGCTGTCCCTGCTGCTGGCTGTTATTCTCAACGGCAGACTGCGCGGGTCGAATCTGCTCCGGGGCATTTATTTCATGCCGACGGTTATAAGTACCGCAGTGATCTCTGTTGTTTTTTATAACATCTTCAATTCCTATAACGGGATGGTTAACACAGTTCTGATGAAGCTGCATCTCGTCTCCCAGCCGGTTGACTGGCTTGGTCCGAAGCACGCCATGCTGACGGTTATTCTTGTGGCGGTGTGGGGTGCCGTCGGGAACTATATGCTGCTCTTCCTCGCCGGGCTGCAGAGCATTCCGCAGGACCTGTACGAGAGCGCGTCCATCGACGGAGCGAACGCCGGAAGACGCTTCTGGAATATTACGCTTCCGATGCTGGCTCCGGTAGCCCAGATGGTCATTATGCTGGCGATTATCGCTTCGCTGAAGGGCTATGAGAGCATCATGGTCATCACCGAAGGCGGACCGATCGGCAAAACGGAAGTCATGTATCTCTATCTATACAAGCTGCTATTCCCTGTATCCACCGGTTCACCGGTAACGCAGCAGCTCGGTTACGGCAGCGCCGTGGGCTTCGCCACCGCTGTGATTGTCGGAGCGGTAACCGGACTGTATTTCTTCTTCAGCCGCAAAATGAACAAGGTGTATTAG
- a CDS encoding carbohydrate ABC transporter permease, which yields MNESVISKQSAGRPQTAGRTPGLAGRIVTRTVMWLFLLATAVLTLFPLLMTLTGSLKTGAEMMTGGTLFPAKLQLNNYAEAWKQANFARYTWNSAFMSVMVTVGTLLVASMAAYVVDRRDFPGKRIYVTVQASMMFISVGAIVLRPQFDLMVALHLNTTLWGVILILVSAHSSTFFMLQGFFKAIPRELDEAAMVDGSGFIRTFFRIILPLLTPGLGVAGLFAFRHAWNEYILPLVFTMTNPQLQTLTVGLANLRYGSSAAMQIHLMMAGACLSILPMLLAYILANKTFIQVTAGSVKG from the coding sequence ATGAACGAATCTGTGATATCCAAGCAGTCCGCAGGGCGGCCGCAGACAGCTGGCCGGACGCCCGGTCTTGCCGGGAGAATCGTGACCCGGACCGTGATGTGGCTTTTTCTGCTGGCAACGGCGGTCCTGACCTTGTTTCCGCTGCTGATGACGCTGACCGGTTCCTTGAAGACCGGGGCCGAGATGATGACCGGGGGAACCCTGTTCCCCGCCAAGCTGCAATTGAATAACTATGCCGAAGCCTGGAAGCAGGCCAATTTCGCCCGCTATACCTGGAACAGTGCTTTTATGAGTGTGATGGTGACGGTGGGGACGCTGCTGGTGGCCTCGATGGCTGCTTATGTGGTGGACCGGCGTGATTTTCCGGGGAAAAGGATCTATGTCACAGTGCAGGCGTCCATGATGTTCATCTCAGTGGGAGCGATTGTCCTGCGCCCGCAGTTCGATCTGATGGTTGCGCTGCATCTGAATACGACGCTGTGGGGGGTTATTCTGATTCTGGTCAGCGCCCATTCCAGCACCTTCTTCATGCTGCAGGGCTTCTTCAAGGCGATTCCCCGGGAGCTGGATGAGGCGGCGATGGTGGACGGGTCGGGCTTCATCCGCACGTTCTTCCGCATTATTCTGCCGCTGCTGACTCCAGGGCTTGGCGTGGCCGGACTCTTCGCCTTCCGCCATGCCTGGAACGAATACATTCTGCCCCTGGTCTTCACGATGACCAATCCGCAGCTGCAGACGCTGACGGTCGGACTGGCGAATCTCCGCTACGGTTCCTCGGCTGCGATGCAGATTCATCTGATGATGGCCGGGGCCTGTCTGTCGATCCTGCCGATGCTGCTGGCGTATATTCTGGCGAATAAGACCTTCATTCAGGTGACTGCCGGATCGGTTAAGGGGTAA
- a CDS encoding FAD-dependent oxidoreductase, translating to MNYGHITVPQAEVPVSCEVDVLVIGGGAAGIAAAISAAEGGASTMIVEQRGYLGGMGTVALVPAFCPYTDKVKPIIRGLGLKLMERMKQACDPGYQEEYREQLDWVPIDPEVLKRVYDSAVLESGVTPLFHTFVYDVVRSPDGQTIEGVMIVNKSGRSFIRCRYIIDCTGDGDIAALSGVPFQKGGDDGELQPGSMCYLLANVDRPSFSRFLEETGDTGQLHRTVEQAILEGALPEGRKSISGLAWVSDQLVGVNFGHVFGVDGTKAEDLTRGAIEGRRTVLRQLEFFRKYVPGFEQAHLVASGEQLGIRETRRIQGDYTLTVDDFVAARSFPDDIARNAYYIDIHLATSKSDMTFNHLPPGVSHGVPYRVMLPVGIRNLWVAGRSVSSDRAVQGSLRVMPNCFSMGQACGTAATLALRDGTDSRSISIPELQQRLLEQDVWLGENFASGAAAQDAEAGQAQ from the coding sequence ATGAATTACGGACATATTACAGTGCCGCAGGCAGAGGTGCCGGTCTCCTGCGAGGTGGATGTGCTGGTTATCGGCGGCGGGGCGGCAGGGATTGCCGCCGCGATCTCCGCTGCCGAAGGCGGAGCAAGCACCATGATCGTGGAGCAGCGCGGGTATCTGGGCGGAATGGGCACCGTGGCGCTGGTGCCTGCCTTCTGTCCCTATACGGACAAGGTTAAGCCGATTATCCGCGGCCTCGGCCTGAAGCTGATGGAGCGGATGAAGCAGGCTTGTGATCCGGGCTATCAGGAGGAATACCGCGAGCAGCTGGACTGGGTGCCGATTGATCCTGAAGTGTTGAAGCGCGTCTATGACAGCGCTGTGCTGGAGAGCGGTGTGACGCCGCTGTTTCACACCTTTGTCTACGATGTGGTGCGGTCGCCGGACGGCCAGACGATAGAGGGTGTAATGATTGTCAACAAATCCGGGAGGTCCTTCATCCGCTGCCGTTATATCATCGACTGCACCGGCGACGGCGACATTGCTGCCCTGTCGGGCGTGCCTTTCCAGAAGGGCGGCGATGACGGAGAGCTTCAGCCGGGCAGCATGTGTTATCTGCTGGCGAATGTTGACCGGCCAAGCTTCAGCCGCTTCCTTGAGGAGACCGGAGATACAGGTCAATTGCACCGGACCGTGGAGCAGGCCATCCTGGAGGGAGCTCTGCCGGAAGGCCGCAAATCCATCTCAGGCCTGGCCTGGGTGAGCGATCAGCTGGTCGGCGTGAACTTCGGCCATGTGTTCGGGGTGGACGGAACGAAGGCCGAGGACCTGACACGGGGAGCCATTGAAGGCCGCCGGACGGTGCTGCGGCAGCTGGAATTCTTCCGGAAGTATGTGCCCGGCTTCGAACAGGCGCATCTGGTGGCAAGCGGAGAGCAGCTTGGCATTCGGGAGACGCGGCGTATCCAGGGCGATTATACGCTGACTGTGGATGACTTCGTGGCCGCGCGTTCTTTCCCTGACGATATCGCCCGTAATGCCTACTACATTGACATCCATCTGGCGACCAGCAAAAGTGATATGACCTTCAATCATCTGCCGCCGGGCGTCTCCCACGGGGTGCCTTACCGGGTGATGCTTCCGGTGGGCATCCGCAATCTGTGGGTAGCGGGACGTTCCGTGTCTTCGGACCGGGCGGTGCAAGGCTCGCTGCGCGTCATGCCGAACTGCTTCTCGATGGGCCAGGCCTGCGGGACGGCAGCAACGCTTGCGCTCCGGGACGGCACAGACTCCCGCAGCATTTCGATTCCTGAGCTGCAGCAGCGCCTGCTGGAGCAGGACGTGTGGCTCGGGGAGAATTTCGCTTCCGGGGCAGCGGCTCAGGATGCGGAAGCGGGGCAGGCGCAGTGA
- a CDS encoding SGNH/GDSL hydrolase family protein, whose translation MSSAKDLKSEKNGKSVKSVKSGKSVENVKSAESEKSVKIAESVKSVESVKSAESVKSAESVKSAESVKSVKSAESVKSVKSMKSVKNVENEKSVKNVRSLPLQEAWFHGAVSLEHRQEGIKPWRIPFRDYDLYPPDGIGGKAEICSGIRLRLASGSETLLLWFEPLAEDASLDCVADGRLVQTLRLAAGAADARFTRLPPGMKELDIYLPQNTGMTISGLAIDDDAVAEPLADLRPRWVTYGSSITQCVAASSPSRTWPVIAAGEIGYHLTNLGFSGNCLMEPMIGRLIRDLPADLITLCVGVNIYGAASSNPRMFKPLLIGLLETIREKHTETPLVVISPIYGTERETEENPLGFTLPLMRGEIAETVKLLQARGDRHLHYLDGLKWFGPADGELLTDGLHPGPEGYELLGSRFGSRLAAALRGETLD comes from the coding sequence GTGAGCAGTGCGAAGGACTTGAAGAGCGAGAAGAACGGGAAGAGTGTGAAGAGCGTGAAGAGCGGGAAGAGTGTGGAGAACGTGAAGAGCGCGGAGAGTGAGAAGAGCGTGAAGATCGCGGAGAGCGTGAAGAGCGTGGAGAGCGTGAAGAGCGCGGAGAGTGTGAAGAGCGCGGAGAGTGTGAAGAGCGCGGAGAGTGTGAAGAGCGTGAAGAGCGCGGAGAGTGTGAAGAGCGTGAAGAGCATGAAGAGCGTGAAGAACGTGGAAAACGAGAAGAGTGTGAAGAATGTGAGGAGCCTTCCTTTGCAGGAGGCGTGGTTTCACGGGGCGGTCTCGCTGGAGCACCGGCAGGAGGGCATCAAGCCCTGGCGGATTCCCTTCCGGGACTACGACTTGTATCCGCCGGATGGGATCGGCGGCAAGGCGGAGATCTGCTCCGGTATCCGGCTGCGGCTGGCATCCGGCTCGGAGACCCTCCTCCTCTGGTTTGAGCCGCTGGCTGAGGACGCTTCGCTGGATTGTGTGGCTGACGGCCGGCTGGTGCAGACGCTCCGGCTTGCTGCGGGAGCTGCGGACGCCCGCTTCACCCGGCTTCCCCCAGGTATGAAGGAACTGGATATCTATCTGCCGCAGAACACCGGTATGACTATCAGCGGTCTTGCGATTGATGATGACGCTGTTGCTGAACCGCTGGCGGACCTGAGGCCGCGCTGGGTGACGTATGGAAGCTCGATTACCCAGTGCGTGGCAGCTTCTAGCCCGTCGCGCACCTGGCCGGTGATCGCCGCCGGGGAAATCGGCTATCACTTGACCAATCTCGGCTTCTCCGGCAACTGCCTGATGGAGCCGATGATAGGCCGGCTAATCCGGGATCTGCCGGCTGACCTGATTACCCTGTGCGTTGGCGTGAACATCTATGGCGCAGCGTCCTCCAACCCGCGGATGTTCAAGCCGCTGCTGATCGGTCTGCTGGAGACCATCCGGGAGAAGCATACAGAGACCCCGTTGGTGGTCATCTCGCCTATCTACGGAACGGAGCGGGAGACGGAGGAGAATCCGCTCGGCTTCACCCTGCCGCTGATGCGCGGGGAGATCGCGGAGACGGTGAAGCTGCTGCAGGCGCGGGGAGACCGCCATCTGCATTACCTGGATGGTCTGAAGTGGTTTGGTCCGGCGGACGGAGAGCTGCTGACCGATGGCCTGCACCCCGGCCCCGAAGGCTATGAGCTGCTGGGCAGCCGCTTCGGAAGCAGGCTGGCGGCTGCGCTCCGGGGCGAAACGCTGGATTAG
- a CDS encoding glycoside hydrolase family 130 protein — MNELTTGTLTSSPVMVRHPLNPILKPSDVPYGPAMVFNAGVTKFKGRYVMVFRNDYGDENKGIVAPHHTTNLGLAFSDDGVSWEVQPEPCWSWHDEEVVRVYDPRLSVVGDRCYMCFAVDTRHGLRGGIAVTDDFSSFEVLSLSLPDNRNMVLFPEMIGGKYVRLERPLPVYSRGGRDRFDMWMSDSPDLKYWGNHKLLLAVEQVAYANDKVGPGAPPVKTDKGWLTTFHAVDLDPVRGKNGWEDSWKKRYTAGIMLLDLEDPSKIIGRAEAPLLVPEAVYETSGGFRNDVIFPGGMILEDTGEVKIYYGAADTVECLATAHVDDLLRLCLEPQR; from the coding sequence ATGAACGAGCTGACAACAGGCACGCTGACTTCAAGTCCGGTAATGGTCCGGCATCCGCTTAACCCGATTCTGAAGCCTTCCGATGTACCCTATGGACCGGCCATGGTATTCAACGCCGGGGTGACGAAATTTAAGGGCAGATATGTCATGGTGTTCCGCAACGATTACGGGGATGAGAACAAGGGGATCGTGGCTCCTCATCATACGACCAATCTGGGCCTGGCCTTCAGCGATGACGGCGTAAGCTGGGAGGTACAGCCGGAGCCCTGCTGGTCCTGGCATGATGAAGAGGTGGTCCGGGTGTATGACCCGCGCCTGAGTGTCGTTGGAGACCGCTGTTATATGTGCTTCGCAGTTGATACGCGTCACGGGTTGCGCGGCGGGATCGCTGTCACTGACGATTTCAGTTCGTTTGAAGTACTAAGCCTGTCGCTGCCTGATAACCGCAACATGGTGCTCTTCCCGGAGATGATCGGAGGCAAGTATGTAAGACTGGAGCGCCCGCTTCCGGTCTACAGCCGGGGCGGCCGCGACCGCTTCGATATGTGGATGAGCGATTCCCCGGATCTGAAGTACTGGGGGAATCATAAGCTGCTGCTGGCCGTTGAGCAAGTGGCTTATGCCAATGATAAGGTAGGTCCCGGTGCGCCGCCGGTGAAGACGGACAAGGGCTGGCTGACCACCTTCCATGCGGTGGACCTCGACCCTGTCCGGGGTAAGAACGGCTGGGAGGACAGCTGGAAGAAGCGTTACACCGCCGGCATTATGCTGCTGGACCTCGAAGATCCCAGCAAGATTATCGGCCGGGCGGAAGCTCCGCTGCTGGTGCCGGAGGCGGTGTACGAAACTTCGGGCGGCTTCCGCAACGATGTCATTTTCCCCGGCGGGATGATTCTGGAGGACACCGGAGAGGTCAAAATCTATTACGGTGCGGCCGATACTGTGGAATGCCTGGCGACGGCCCATGTGGACGATCTGCTCCGGCTCTGCCTGGAGCCACAGAGATAA